One part of the Thermococcus litoralis DSM 5473 genome encodes these proteins:
- the ftsZ gene encoding cell division protein FtsZ translates to MVFKLLEQAGIDLNMDNNGNKTQEALSDLETSKSFIKIAIIGVGGSGNNTITRLYELGVEGAELIAMNTDAQHLSRTKAHRRILLGKNITHGKGSGGNPRIGYLAAEASRDEIAEAVRDVDLVFITAGMGNGTGTGAAPVVARVIKEEARNSGRIQEPLVVSVVTYPFKNEGTRRLEKAKAGIQALLRYSDTVVIIENDKLLELVPKLPISAAFRFADEIIARMVKGITETIMLPSMVNIDFADVYSVMKNGGAALIGIGESDSNKRAVDAVNNALSNKMLEVEFGSGEAALVHFTVGPDVSLGEINDAMQIVYEKLGAKSEIKWGARIDKELGKVVRAMVIMTGVRSPHILSSDVNALTTEDNVIISNPITRKINKDSELENLFDEVSGKKKANVVVNPEIERIVKGAVDYDLS, encoded by the coding sequence ATGGTGTTTAAACTGCTAGAACAAGCTGGTATTGATTTGAATATGGATAACAACGGTAACAAAACACAAGAGGCTCTCAGTGATCTGGAAACTTCTAAATCTTTCATTAAGATAGCAATTATAGGCGTTGGAGGTTCTGGAAATAATACAATAACAAGACTGTATGAACTGGGGGTTGAAGGAGCAGAATTAATAGCCATGAACACCGATGCACAGCATCTTTCAAGAACAAAGGCCCATAGAAGAATCCTCCTCGGAAAGAACATTACCCATGGAAAGGGCTCGGGTGGAAACCCAAGAATTGGATATTTGGCTGCAGAGGCTAGTAGAGATGAGATAGCAGAGGCAGTTAGAGATGTTGATCTCGTGTTCATAACCGCTGGTATGGGTAATGGAACAGGAACAGGAGCGGCACCTGTTGTTGCTAGAGTTATAAAAGAGGAGGCAAGAAACTCCGGAAGAATCCAAGAGCCGCTTGTTGTGAGTGTTGTGACATACCCCTTCAAAAACGAGGGGACGAGGAGACTCGAAAAAGCAAAAGCAGGTATACAGGCTCTTCTGAGGTATTCAGACACTGTTGTGATAATAGAAAACGACAAACTTCTTGAATTGGTGCCAAAGCTTCCGATTTCAGCCGCATTTAGATTTGCCGATGAAATAATAGCGAGAATGGTTAAGGGTATAACAGAAACAATAATGCTCCCCTCCATGGTAAACATAGACTTTGCGGATGTGTACAGCGTCATGAAAAACGGTGGTGCTGCGTTAATTGGAATAGGCGAGAGCGACTCAAACAAGAGAGCCGTCGATGCCGTAAATAACGCCTTGAGCAACAAAATGCTTGAAGTGGAGTTTGGAAGTGGGGAAGCCGCATTAGTGCACTTTACAGTTGGTCCAGACGTCAGCCTTGGAGAAATAAACGATGCCATGCAGATTGTATATGAAAAGCTCGGAGCAAAGTCAGAAATAAAATGGGGAGCGAGAATTGACAAAGAGCTTGGAAAGGTTGTTAGGGCAATGGTAATAATGACGGGAGTAAGATCCCCTCACATCCTCAGCAGCGATGTTAATGCATTAACAACAGAGGACAACGTGATAATCTCAAATCCAATAACCAGGAAGATAAACAAGGACTCAGAGCTTGAAAACCTATTTGACGAAGTTTCAGGAAAGAAAAAGGCCAACGTAGTTGTTAACCCCGAAATTGAGAGGATTGTAAAGGGAGCCGTAGATTACGACTTAAGTTGA
- a CDS encoding ribbon-helix-helix domain-containing protein, producing MAKMRIISVQLPQGLINALDVLVKRGVYPNRSEAIREAIRELIKKELYTTEAREKELPEYVAE from the coding sequence ATGGCAAAGATGAGAATCATTAGTGTCCAGCTGCCACAGGGACTCATAAATGCTCTTGATGTCTTAGTCAAAAGAGGGGTGTATCCCAACAGGAGTGAAGCAATTCGGGAAGCTATCAGGGAACTCATAAAGAAGGAATTGTACACAACAGAGGCAAGAGAAAAAGAACTTCCAGAATACGTGGCTGAATAA
- the cgi121 gene encoding KEOPS complex subunit Cgi121, with protein MKVLNHGTIKIAIAKILLEDTADIFEILPDNVQILNIKCWEQVAFSTILALKSFERKTNKAKTIKGEILLRASGTLQIKDAIKAVGAKKGENFMVAFGENAEKDLQEILSKIPAEEIPFNDCEKEEVKKLFEKAALVDVL; from the coding sequence ATGAAGGTATTAAACCACGGCACAATTAAGATCGCAATTGCAAAGATTTTGCTCGAGGATACTGCAGATATTTTTGAAATTCTTCCAGATAATGTCCAAATACTAAACATAAAATGTTGGGAACAAGTAGCTTTTTCTACTATATTGGCCCTAAAATCGTTTGAAAGAAAAACAAACAAAGCGAAAACAATCAAAGGGGAGATACTTCTTAGGGCAAGTGGGACACTTCAGATCAAAGATGCCATTAAAGCAGTGGGTGCAAAAAAGGGCGAAAACTTCATGGTGGCATTTGGAGAGAATGCAGAAAAGGATCTCCAGGAGATACTTTCAAAGATACCTGCGGAAGAGATACCATTCAACGACTGTGAAAAAGAGGAAGTAAAAAAACTCTTTGAAAAGGCTGCTTTAGTCGATGTTCTCTAA
- a CDS encoding aminotransferase class I/II-fold pyridoxal phosphate-dependent enzyme encodes MRYKKHKYFVAGRINLIQRSKIRELFERASKMQNVISLGIGEPDFETPQNIKEAAKRALDEGWTHYTPNAGIPELREAVSDYYKNHYGLDVPAERVIVTAGAYEATYLAFETLLEDGDEVIIPDPAFVCYVEDAKVAEAKPVRLPLKEENGFQPDPDELLELITKRTRMIVINYPNNPTGAVLDEEVARAIADIAQDYNIYILSDEPYEHFLYDGAKHIPMIRYAPDNTILANSFSKTFAMTGWRLGFAIAPEEIIRDMIKLHAYIIGNVASFVQVAGVAALREEASWKAVEEMRREYAERRKFVLEHLKEMPYITAFEPKGAFYIFANIKDTGMKSEEFAEWLLERAKVVVIPGTAFGPNGEGYIRISYATSKEKLLEAMERMKKALEEL; translated from the coding sequence ATGCGTTATAAAAAGCATAAATATTTCGTTGCGGGTCGTATAAATCTTATCCAGAGATCAAAGATTAGGGAGCTTTTTGAAAGGGCATCAAAGATGCAGAACGTCATTTCCCTCGGAATAGGCGAACCAGATTTCGAAACCCCTCAAAATATAAAGGAAGCAGCAAAGAGAGCTCTAGATGAGGGGTGGACTCACTATACACCAAATGCAGGTATTCCAGAGCTTAGAGAGGCAGTTTCGGATTACTATAAGAATCACTACGGCTTGGATGTTCCAGCAGAAAGGGTAATCGTAACAGCTGGAGCTTATGAAGCCACTTACCTTGCCTTCGAAACCCTGCTGGAAGATGGTGATGAAGTGATAATCCCCGATCCGGCTTTTGTGTGCTATGTTGAAGATGCAAAGGTTGCAGAGGCGAAGCCGGTTAGGCTGCCCCTGAAAGAAGAGAACGGCTTTCAGCCTGATCCAGATGAGCTTCTTGAACTTATTACCAAGAGAACGAGAATGATTGTGATTAACTACCCGAATAATCCCACTGGTGCAGTTTTGGATGAAGAAGTTGCAAGGGCTATAGCGGACATTGCTCAAGACTACAACATTTACATTCTTAGCGATGAACCATATGAGCACTTTCTATACGATGGGGCAAAGCATATACCAATGATAAGGTATGCCCCGGATAATACAATTCTCGCTAACTCATTCTCCAAGACTTTCGCAATGACCGGATGGCGCTTAGGATTTGCAATAGCTCCTGAAGAGATAATAAGGGACATGATAAAACTCCACGCTTACATCATTGGAAACGTTGCCTCTTTTGTCCAGGTTGCGGGAGTTGCGGCCCTTAGGGAAGAGGCAAGCTGGAAAGCTGTGGAAGAGATGCGCAGAGAGTACGCGGAAAGAAGGAAATTCGTTTTGGAGCATTTAAAAGAAATGCCCTATATAACGGCTTTTGAGCCAAAAGGAGCATTTTATATTTTTGCCAACATAAAGGACACGGGAATGAAAAGCGAGGAGTTTGCAGAATGGTTGTTGGAAAGGGCAAAGGTAGTTGTTATTCCAGGAACGGCTTTTGGACCTAATGGCGAAGGCTACATTAGAATAAGCTATGCAACAAGTAAGGAAAAGCTCTTAGAGGCTATGGAAAGAATGAAAAAAGCTCTTGAGGAGCTTTAG
- a CDS encoding TMEM165/GDT1 family protein has product MKEILYVFVAIFLAELGDKTQLATIAFASKYGWVKAFLGAIFGLALVNLIGAVLGDKIGDALPLEVIHKGAGILFIVFGVLMLLGKL; this is encoded by the coding sequence GTGAAGGAGATCCTTTATGTCTTTGTTGCAATATTCCTTGCAGAATTGGGAGACAAGACTCAGTTAGCCACAATTGCCTTTGCTTCTAAGTATGGATGGGTAAAAGCATTTTTAGGGGCAATTTTTGGCTTAGCATTGGTCAATTTGATTGGGGCAGTTTTAGGGGACAAAATAGGCGATGCATTGCCCCTTGAAGTTATTCACAAGGGGGCCGGCATTTTGTTCATTGTATTTGGAGTACTGATGCTGCTTGGAAAGCTGTGA
- a CDS encoding MFS transporter has protein sequence MKRWKSVILDTLVMTAGFGTLSMMSVAKPDIISHFGISAEAYDLQHVAYVFGLFIAFLLGHTRLYEGSFKRSVAIALSFAAIPQALIPYIGNWYLVVLLRFIQGFVVSLVPLFSTQIANYFVAERPFAKGIILSGIFWGGVFGSMSAKYLVSAFGWKTAFLITVAIMYAVLLIWWLFTEDFEIIHKKEGRDEVNIWKMKFTWVLGFTFFPALWVIFTIVGFSSSLGYEAGWSKDQVAALSTNLNISKALWSILMGFVGFQLSKKNPSPRGLFKAIVQVMMLSYAVAFIGLGVYSRAMLQGNYSLALASVWLIGALQGTGPAFWTSAPATYPKSIYPRASFALGLISNSANAIAPSITEALARHSEALALAELAFMPILGILTLIAVSRMKLPVEELGDEA, from the coding sequence ATGAAACGCTGGAAATCCGTTATATTGGACACGCTGGTCATGACTGCAGGATTTGGAACTTTAAGCATGATGAGTGTTGCAAAGCCAGATATAATTTCCCACTTTGGGATAAGTGCCGAGGCTTATGATCTCCAGCACGTGGCATATGTGTTTGGTCTTTTTATAGCGTTCTTGCTTGGACACACAAGGCTCTACGAAGGGAGTTTCAAAAGAAGTGTTGCCATAGCTCTCAGCTTTGCAGCGATACCCCAAGCTTTGATCCCCTATATTGGGAACTGGTATCTAGTTGTCCTTCTCAGGTTTATTCAGGGTTTTGTTGTGAGCTTGGTGCCTCTGTTCAGCACCCAGATAGCCAATTACTTTGTCGCAGAAAGGCCGTTTGCTAAAGGTATTATCCTTTCAGGTATATTTTGGGGAGGCGTTTTTGGTTCAATGAGCGCCAAATATCTGGTAAGTGCCTTTGGATGGAAGACGGCTTTCTTGATAACGGTTGCTATAATGTATGCCGTTCTTTTGATATGGTGGCTCTTTACGGAGGACTTTGAGATAATTCACAAAAAAGAAGGTAGAGACGAGGTAAACATCTGGAAGATGAAATTTACATGGGTGCTCGGATTCACTTTCTTCCCAGCACTATGGGTTATCTTCACAATTGTTGGTTTCTCATCCTCCCTGGGATACGAAGCCGGTTGGAGCAAAGACCAAGTTGCTGCTCTAAGCACAAACCTAAACATATCAAAAGCCCTTTGGTCAATACTTATGGGATTCGTTGGTTTCCAGCTTTCCAAGAAAAATCCAAGTCCAAGAGGCCTCTTTAAGGCCATCGTTCAGGTTATGATGCTTTCCTACGCTGTGGCGTTTATTGGATTAGGCGTTTACTCTAGGGCAATGCTTCAAGGGAATTACTCATTAGCATTAGCCTCAGTATGGCTTATTGGTGCTCTTCAAGGTACAGGGCCGGCATTCTGGACTTCTGCTCCAGCGACTTATCCAAAGAGCATTTATCCTCGGGCATCCTTTGCTTTGGGACTAATTTCTAACTCAGCAAATGCAATTGCTCCCTCTATAACGGAAGCCCTGGCAAGGCATAGTGAAGCATTAGCACTCGCAGAGCTTGCTTTTATGCCAATACTGGGAATATTGACTTTAATAGCAGTGTCGAGAATGAAGCTGCCTGTGGAGGAACTCGGAGATGAGGCTTAA
- the rlmD gene encoding 23S rRNA (uracil(1939)-C(5))-methyltransferase RlmD: MKGKGYITEISPDGYGLLKLEKEVYVPYTVIGDFVEVRKTFRRFGRLIAKDFTVLEESPLRQNPRCPYFGRCGGCFWQHIKYKEQLNLKIKLFEKITGITAPIKGSPKLWGFRNISNFIVSTEGIGFKQRDSQRIVNIKQCPVFSNRTSRFIKALKQFMEEEKLSPWDPKKKSGDVHYLSVREGKFTGETMVNLIAHLEKAPQSFPDYFDFADSIYWSFKEDPKDDPKGIPKLVSGSPFIKEKIEGTIYLIHPNSFFQTNSYALPILLRAVLNFVEGEKVLDLYSGVGTFGVFLAKEGIKVKGVEINPFAVEMANKNAEINGVEATFWVGDAESFPIGDYNTVIVDPPRKGLKDGVKTLKREKPENIVYVSCNPQAFSKDYSHLKEIYKVEDAILVDMFPHTPHVEAVIKLKRR, from the coding sequence ATGAAAGGAAAGGGATACATAACGGAGATAAGTCCAGACGGCTATGGGCTTTTAAAGCTGGAAAAAGAGGTTTATGTTCCTTACACTGTTATCGGGGATTTTGTGGAGGTTAGAAAAACATTTAGAAGGTTTGGACGTTTAATCGCAAAAGATTTCACAGTTCTTGAGGAGTCACCTTTGAGACAAAATCCGAGATGTCCATATTTTGGAAGGTGTGGAGGCTGTTTTTGGCAGCACATAAAGTACAAAGAACAGTTGAACCTTAAGATAAAACTCTTTGAGAAGATAACTGGAATTACAGCCCCAATAAAAGGTTCTCCCAAGCTTTGGGGCTTTAGAAACATAAGCAATTTTATTGTTTCAACGGAAGGCATTGGATTCAAGCAGAGGGACTCTCAACGTATTGTGAACATTAAGCAGTGCCCCGTTTTTTCTAACCGTACTTCGAGGTTCATAAAGGCTTTAAAACAGTTCATGGAGGAAGAAAAACTTTCCCCGTGGGATCCAAAAAAGAAAAGCGGCGATGTTCACTATCTTTCCGTTAGAGAGGGGAAGTTTACCGGGGAAACTATGGTGAACCTAATTGCACACCTTGAAAAAGCCCCACAAAGCTTCCCTGATTATTTTGACTTCGCAGATTCCATCTATTGGAGCTTTAAAGAAGACCCTAAAGACGACCCCAAAGGCATACCAAAACTTGTAAGTGGGTCTCCGTTTATAAAGGAGAAAATTGAGGGGACTATTTACTTGATACATCCAAACAGCTTTTTCCAGACAAATTCCTATGCCCTTCCCATCCTTTTGAGGGCTGTTTTAAATTTTGTTGAAGGAGAGAAAGTTCTTGACCTTTATTCTGGTGTGGGAACCTTTGGAGTGTTTTTAGCAAAGGAAGGAATTAAGGTTAAGGGAGTTGAAATAAACCCCTTTGCAGTTGAAATGGCAAATAAAAACGCTGAAATAAACGGTGTGGAAGCAACTTTTTGGGTAGGGGATGCCGAATCTTTCCCGATAGGGGATTACAATACAGTTATTGTCGATCCTCCACGAAAAGGTTTGAAAGATGGTGTAAAAACCCTAAAAAGAGAGAAACCAGAAAACATCGTTTATGTCTCATGCAACCCACAAGCATTTAGCAAAGATTATTCCCACTTGAAGGAGATTTACAAGGTAGAGGATGCCATTTTAGTTGATATGTTCCCACATACTCCCCACGTGGAAGCAGTTATAAAGCTCAAGCGGCGTTGA
- a CDS encoding aminotransferase class I/II-fold pyridoxal phosphate-dependent enzyme, which yields MGGIIEKITEKTSFIYIDNPHNPTGQVLKLKQIEEIAEVAEKKGAILIVDEAFGEFMSKKNSAINLEFPNILVTRSFSKGFGLAGLRIGYCIVKGDEMKKAISKVDFPFSITTISLVAALKALEDQDFLRKTVEQTRKNKEKLMRTLGKSFHIARTDKSTPIFLCGGNGNTYQYFLSKGILTVPGEEFMNLDNSYVRIRIPKSAEEFIKKINAA from the coding sequence TTGGGGGGGATAATAGAGAAGATAACAGAAAAGACCTCATTCATTTATATCGACAATCCACATAACCCCACAGGACAGGTCTTAAAGCTAAAACAAATTGAGGAAATTGCAGAAGTAGCAGAGAAAAAAGGTGCAATCTTGATAGTAGACGAAGCTTTCGGAGAGTTCATGAGCAAGAAAAATTCGGCAATAAACCTTGAGTTTCCAAACATCCTCGTTACAAGGTCTTTCTCTAAAGGATTTGGGCTGGCTGGTCTGAGGATTGGATATTGCATTGTTAAAGGCGATGAGATGAAAAAGGCAATTTCCAAGGTTGACTTTCCTTTTTCGATAACAACGATTTCACTTGTTGCCGCTTTAAAGGCCCTAGAGGATCAAGATTTTCTAAGAAAAACGGTAGAGCAGACAAGAAAAAACAAGGAGAAGCTCATGAGAACATTAGGTAAAAGCTTTCACATCGCAAGAACTGACAAATCAACACCAATATTCCTTTGTGGTGGAAACGGCAACACTTACCAATATTTCCTCAGCAAGGGGATTTTAACAGTACCAGGTGAGGAATTCATGAACCTTGACAACAGCTATGTTCGAATAAGGATTCCCAAAAGTGCAGAAGAATTTATAAAGAAAATCAACGCCGCTTGA
- a CDS encoding aminotransferase class I/II-fold pyridoxal phosphate-dependent enzyme, protein MLPQDVEEIGKDYGKNLPKGKYLDCALAYNPFGCSSRVIEEIKNIHPQAVYLYPREEEKLKEAIKAYWGVKSEQIFLGAGSMGCLQKINKLLSPGSVVLGYAPQFLPYINDARLNGAVYEYVPLRKENDFTIDVGGDNREDNRKDLIHLYRQST, encoded by the coding sequence ATGCTTCCACAGGACGTTGAAGAGATAGGTAAAGACTATGGGAAAAACCTGCCAAAAGGAAAATACTTGGACTGTGCCCTCGCTTACAACCCGTTTGGGTGCTCTAGCAGAGTGATTGAGGAGATTAAAAACATCCACCCTCAAGCTGTTTATCTCTACCCAAGGGAAGAGGAAAAGCTCAAAGAGGCTATAAAAGCATATTGGGGTGTAAAAAGCGAACAAATTTTCCTAGGGGCAGGTTCCATGGGATGTCTTCAGAAGATCAACAAGCTCCTCTCACCAGGTTCAGTCGTCCTTGGCTATGCTCCGCAGTTTCTTCCATATATCAACGACGCTCGATTAAACGGGGCAGTTTACGAGTATGTCCCCCTTAGAAAAGAAAACGACTTTACAATAGACGTTGGGGGGGATAATAGAGAAGATAACAGAAAAGACCTCATTCATTTATATCGACAATCCACATAA
- a CDS encoding sodium-dependent transporter, with product MARETWGSRVGFVAAAVGSAVGLGNIWMFPMRVGLYGGAAFLLPYLVLLFAIGVVALTVEWTLGRATKGGPIEAFSKTLPGGKYLGILVNVTMLMIFAFYSLVLGWILRYFIASLTGELAGVNPGAFFDSIAFSKEALLWQFIVIAITISIVAMGVQKGIERANKVMMPALFVFLLILTIRSVTLPNAYEGLRFYLLPDWSKVMSGKTWMIALSQMFFSLSVLGNTMVVYGSYLKDEDDIPLSAIATAFGDTAVAVTAGFLVFPAVFSFGLEPTAGPGLVFVTLPMVFQKMPGGMFFGALFFLLLIFAGLSSTVSMLEVYVDSAITKLNISRRNASILLGLLTFLVGAPSAVNPSYFDWLINISTVYIGPLGALIAALALIKLGVDKAYEELKKGALIDVPELWKPWVKFLYPIVIAVIYISQFLLG from the coding sequence GTGGCAAGAGAAACCTGGGGAAGTAGAGTAGGATTTGTTGCAGCTGCAGTAGGAAGTGCAGTAGGGCTGGGAAACATCTGGATGTTCCCAATGAGAGTAGGCTTATACGGTGGGGCAGCATTCCTGCTTCCGTACTTAGTGTTGCTTTTTGCGATAGGAGTGGTTGCCCTTACAGTTGAGTGGACTCTGGGAAGGGCAACTAAAGGAGGGCCCATAGAGGCATTTTCCAAAACACTGCCCGGAGGAAAGTACCTCGGAATACTTGTAAACGTGACGATGCTAATGATATTCGCCTTCTACTCCTTGGTGCTCGGATGGATACTCAGATACTTCATAGCCTCCCTAACGGGAGAACTTGCAGGAGTTAATCCAGGGGCGTTTTTCGATAGCATAGCCTTCAGCAAAGAAGCGCTCCTATGGCAGTTCATCGTGATAGCAATAACAATATCCATAGTAGCTATGGGCGTTCAAAAGGGAATTGAAAGGGCTAACAAGGTCATGATGCCTGCTCTGTTTGTGTTCCTGTTGATATTAACGATAAGGAGCGTTACACTGCCAAATGCGTATGAAGGTCTGAGGTTCTATCTTCTCCCAGACTGGAGCAAAGTGATGAGTGGAAAAACTTGGATGATAGCCCTGTCGCAGATGTTCTTCTCCTTAAGTGTCTTGGGAAATACGATGGTAGTTTATGGAAGCTATCTAAAAGACGAAGATGACATCCCATTATCGGCAATAGCAACGGCATTTGGAGATACAGCGGTAGCCGTTACAGCTGGATTTCTAGTATTTCCTGCGGTTTTTTCATTTGGTCTTGAGCCTACAGCCGGTCCAGGGTTAGTTTTCGTAACGTTGCCAATGGTATTTCAGAAAATGCCTGGAGGAATGTTCTTTGGCGCATTGTTCTTCCTCTTGCTAATATTCGCCGGGCTTTCTTCAACGGTCTCAATGCTCGAAGTTTATGTAGACTCAGCTATTACAAAGCTCAACATAAGCAGAAGGAACGCTTCAATCCTCTTGGGGCTCTTAACTTTCCTAGTAGGGGCACCTTCTGCAGTTAATCCATCATACTTTGACTGGCTGATCAACATCTCAACGGTTTACATAGGGCCGTTGGGAGCTTTAATAGCCGCTCTAGCACTGATAAAGCTTGGAGTAGACAAAGCATATGAGGAACTTAAAAAAGGAGCCCTAATAGATGTGCCAGAACTCTGGAAGCCCTGGGTAAAGTTCCTATACCCAATAGTGATAGCTGTAATATATATTTCACAATTCCTGCTGGGGTGA
- a CDS encoding RNA 2'-phosphotransferase — translation MMRGKDEFLRSRKRIKISKLMSYILRHAPWEFDVEVDEEGFANIEKVVRAVKKSYPWVEKEYLLWIIENDPKDRFEIRGNKIRARYGHTFDVSLDHEEDVEVKVLYHGTPRRNLEKILKEGIKSMKRKFVHLTTSKEEAYETGRRYGKDVVVILVDAECLRKKGYRIYKAGKNVRIVKFVPPECIILYK, via the coding sequence ATGATGAGGGGCAAAGACGAGTTCTTAAGGAGCAGAAAAAGGATTAAAATTAGCAAACTAATGAGCTACATCTTAAGGCACGCTCCCTGGGAATTTGACGTTGAGGTAGATGAAGAAGGTTTCGCCAATATTGAAAAGGTTGTCAGGGCTGTTAAAAAGTCCTATCCATGGGTAGAAAAAGAGTACCTCCTCTGGATAATCGAGAACGACCCAAAGGACAGGTTTGAGATTAGAGGAAACAAAATAAGAGCAAGATACGGACACACTTTTGATGTTTCTTTGGATCATGAGGAAGATGTTGAAGTTAAGGTTCTCTACCATGGAACTCCTCGAAGAAACCTTGAAAAGATACTAAAAGAAGGCATAAAATCGATGAAAAGAAAGTTTGTTCATCTAACAACAAGCAAAGAAGAGGCCTACGAAACAGGGCGTAGGTATGGAAAAGATGTTGTGGTTATCTTGGTAGATGCTGAATGTCTGAGGAAAAAAGGCTACAGAATTTACAAAGCTGGGAAGAATGTTCGTATAGTCAAATTTGTTCCTCCTGAGTGCATAATTCTTTACAAATAA
- a CDS encoding NAD(P)/FAD-dependent oxidoreductase — translation MRIVVIGSGTAGSNFALFARKLDRKAEIIVIGKEKTMQYSPCALPFVLSGKIPKLENIIVFPNEFYEKQKIQMMLDTEAKEIDRERKVVITDKGEVPYDKLILATGSKAFVPPIKGVESEGVFTLKTMEDVKKIQAYLEKRKPRKAVVIGAGLIGLEGAVAFRELGLEVLVVELLEHLLPTMLDKDIASIVQSHLEERGIEFKFGVAVSEILGNPVRAVKIGEEEIEADLVLVATGVRANVDLAQKAGLEVNRGIVVDEYLRTSDPDIYAIGDCAEVFDAVTGKRTLSQLGTTAVRMAKVAAENVFGKGVKFRPVFNTAITELFDLEIGTFGITQERASKEGIDVVVGKFKGSTKPEYYPGGKPIIVKLIFRKEDRRVIGAQIVGGERVWGRIMALSFAAQKGATVEDIAYGETAYAPPISPTIDPITVAAEMALRKFK, via the coding sequence ATGAGAATAGTGGTTATCGGTTCCGGAACAGCAGGAAGTAATTTTGCCCTCTTTGCAAGGAAGCTTGATAGAAAAGCGGAAATCATCGTGATAGGAAAAGAAAAAACAATGCAGTATTCTCCATGTGCGTTGCCCTTTGTTTTAAGCGGGAAGATACCAAAGCTGGAAAACATCATAGTATTTCCAAACGAATTCTACGAAAAACAGAAGATTCAGATGATGTTGGACACTGAGGCAAAGGAAATAGACAGAGAAAGGAAGGTCGTAATTACAGACAAAGGTGAAGTCCCTTATGATAAGCTCATCCTTGCCACAGGCTCTAAAGCGTTTGTTCCTCCAATAAAGGGCGTGGAAAGTGAGGGGGTCTTTACCCTAAAGACAATGGAGGACGTAAAGAAAATCCAAGCATATCTGGAGAAAAGAAAACCAAGAAAAGCCGTTGTGATCGGAGCGGGCTTGATAGGATTAGAAGGGGCGGTGGCATTTAGGGAGCTCGGACTGGAAGTTCTTGTTGTCGAACTGCTCGAGCATTTGCTCCCAACAATGCTAGACAAGGATATTGCCTCAATAGTCCAGTCCCATCTTGAGGAAAGGGGAATAGAGTTTAAATTCGGCGTTGCAGTAAGTGAGATTCTTGGAAACCCTGTGAGAGCTGTTAAGATAGGAGAAGAAGAGATTGAAGCAGATCTTGTTCTTGTGGCAACTGGTGTAAGGGCTAACGTCGATCTTGCCCAAAAAGCCGGATTGGAAGTTAACAGAGGCATTGTTGTTGATGAATACCTTAGAACAAGCGATCCCGACATCTATGCCATTGGAGACTGTGCTGAGGTCTTCGATGCGGTTACGGGAAAAAGAACGCTAAGCCAACTCGGCACTACGGCAGTAAGAATGGCAAAGGTAGCGGCGGAAAATGTCTTTGGAAAAGGCGTAAAATTCAGACCCGTTTTTAACACTGCCATAACCGAGCTCTTTGACTTAGAAATTGGGACGTTTGGTATAACTCAGGAGAGAGCAAGTAAAGAAGGTATTGACGTCGTTGTGGGCAAATTCAAGGGCTCAACAAAGCCAGAATATTACCCCGGAGGAAAGCCAATAATTGTGAAGCTGATCTTTAGAAAGGAAGACAGGAGGGTAATAGGAGCTCAGATAGTTGGTGGAGAGAGGGTATGGGGCAGAATAATGGCTCTTAGCTTTGCCGCTCAGAAGGGGGCAACGGTGGAGGATATAGCCTATGGAGAAACTGCCTACGCTCCTCCAATAAGCCCCACAATAGACCCGATTACAGTCGCAGCTGAAATGGCATTGAGAAAGTTTAAATGA